Part of the Ochotona princeps isolate mOchPri1 chromosome 15, mOchPri1.hap1, whole genome shotgun sequence genome, atccactggttcactccccaagtgctgcaacagccggggctgagcagatccaaagctagaagccaggcgtttcctccaggcttcccacatgggtgcggggtcccaaagttTCcgaccgtcctccattgctttcccaggccacaaacagagagcaggatgggaagcggagagGCGTAGCAAcacgggacacaaaccagcccccaaatgggatcccagcaattgcaagtggaggattagctaattccCACAAATACGTGTTATCTTCTTCCCACTTGTGCGTATTAATATGACTCACTGTGAGACCAGCAGCCACAGAACGTTCAGCGTCAGTGAAACCTCAGCGTGTGTACTAGCTCAGAGATTGTCAGCATGTGCTCTGGGGATCCTTAGACACCCAGCTTCTTTCCTGAGGGCCCACAAAGTAAACATATTTTCATACAGTATTAGACTCTCTTTATGGTCTTTTCTCTTGGTATCTCACAGTGCACAGTGGAGGACTACAGATCACACGACATGTGACAAACAACAGATTGAATACAGAAACAGATGAGAAattggttgtctttttttttagccAGACATTGAAGCAAACAGCTTgcaattttataaaacaaaacaactcctttcattgtcttttcttttgttttcggAAAATAGTTATTTCTGCTGTCATGCCACAAATCTGTTCACTTAAAAAGGATGAAAATAGGGACCAGCAtagtggtgcagcatgttaagcttctgaatcccatttcagagcaccagttcaaatcccagctaatCTACTTCAAAcacatctccctgctaatgcacctgggaaggcagcaaacatggtccaagtgcttgggaccctgccatccatgtgggaaaccaggatggagctctaggctcttggctttgatctgacTCAGTGAAGGCTTGCAACCATTTagtaaatgaaacagaaatggaagagctctctctctcactcgctatctgactttcaaataagtaaatgtttctaAAAAGAGTTTGAAAGGTACATTGTGGGGCCCATGTACATTTAGCATCTGCCTGTGACACAGGAATTCCATATGGGAATCAGTTCAGGTCAAACCGGCGCCTatatgaaatcccagtgcatacaagacaaggactttagccattaggctactgcgctgggccccccaataattttttttttaattaatagtaCGGGCCGGAGCAATGACTTAATTTGTTAATCTTACCCCTTGCAAGAGCTAGGATTCCatacaccagttcatgttccagcagctccacttcccacccagttccctgcttgtggcctgggaaagcagtcaaggacagccgaaagccttgggacccttcaccagcatggaagacccagaaaaagctcctggcttcagatcagcaaagctctgattgttgtggccgcttggggattgaatcaaaggacagatcttcctgtctcccttcctctctgtaaatctgcctttccaataaaaataaatcttaaaaaaatggactATGTcgagcccagtgtggtggcctagcagctaaggtcctctccttgaacgcaccgggatcccatgtggatgccggttctgatctcagcagctccacttcccatccagctccctgcttgtggcctgggaaagcagaggaggacagcccaaagccttgggaccctgcacccacatgggagacctggaggaggttcctggctcctggcttcagatctgcgcagtaccagccattgtggtcacttggggagtgaatcatcggacggaagatcttcctctctgtctctccttctctctgtatgtattcTTTGCCTGTATtctctttgcaatgaaaatagataaatctttaaaacatttaaaaaatttaaaatggactatgtcaatcagtggattctggagagatttcattgtggttGGAAGGGCATGATGGCAgtaatttggaactgttgaactactgaaAACCCATGAGCAGGAGTctcagagcacgccccacatcggGAACCCTGGCATGGTATcggtggctgccctccatcccggGGTGCAGAGGcatctgggaggctgggtgtggcttctttccttgtttcccccctttcccccagatacaggaaagaaaaaaacagaatgtggaaatggtgatctcatacACCCTTTCTATAGCCGTTGACCctcatcaccctaatcaactaggtaaaaatcattaaaacattttaaaaatctttaacaaatgaaTAGTACATTGTACACTCGCTGTATTTTATAGAAAAAAGCCAACGTGCAATGCATATACCATTACTTTTAAATGAATTGATATTCTTAAATTCTGCCTTTATTCCTAATCCAGTAAATAGTGGTGGACCTAACCCACACACAGGAAAGCTCTCTGGGATCTTCAACAGCGTGTAAAAGTGTAAAGACATCCTAGTAATAAAGAATGAACTGAACCCACCCCGTCAACCAAGACAGGAACTCCCCTTCCAAGACAGTTCTGAGAGAAAACGATCTCCCCAAATCTTCTTGGACACCCCACAGACAACAAACACTGCAGAGGCGGGTGGACCCCCCTCAGCCCGCTCCGTCCACCCCTTGCCGCCCCCAGTGTCCCCGGGGCGAAGGGATGAGCTACCGGGAAGGCCCAGCCTGGAGAGGGGCCgccggggctggggctgggctgaggggaAGAGGTCGGCCACCTCGCGAGGCTTGCCTAGGGAAGACAGCCTAGGGAAGGCGCGCCTGCCTCGAGGGAGGGTCCTGCGTGGGGAGGGGAAGGCTTCATCCGCACCGCCACTCCCGGCTCGGGCAGCAGCTCCAGCGCACAGGCCAGGCAGAGGCGCGGCGACACGGGCAGCAGCCAGCGCGGGTCGTGCCGGTAGTGGGCCTTCTCGAGGAGCAGCACCGCCTCTTCGTCCTTCCGTAACGCGACTCCGTCAGCCATGCTTGCTCTctctcgccgccgccgccgccccttTTCCCGCGCATTTACTGCGCAGGCGCACTTGAGAGACTGCGCCCCAGTACGCGCAGTGCGCCTGCGCGCTCGGTGAGGAGGCGCTGGGCTCGAGGCCGGTGGAGAGCGTCCACCTGAACCCGAAGCCGTGGCCTCGCGCCTCACCACAGCGAAGGTCAGCAGCCGTGTGTCAAGTAGCACTTACAGCCTTGAGAAAGTAAGCAATTTCTACTAGTTTGTGGgtgtttttaagattgatttgaaagaagaaatcactcctcagatggctgcaatggccagaagtgggccaggccagagccaggagcatgatcctggcttccacatggggagcagggccagacactggggccgtcctccactgctctcccaggtctcaagcaggaagcgggatgggaagtggaaccaccaggtcttgaaccgatgcccatacagCATGGTGGTGGTGCAAGTGGCGGCTTCATGTACTACAGCACAACGCAGGCCCCTctgctagttctttttttttttttttaagatttattcatttttattacagccagatatacacagaggaggagagacagagaggaagatcttccgtctgatgattcactccccaagtgagccgcaacaggccggtgctgtgccgatccaaagccaggaacctggaacctcttccaggtctcccacgcgggtgcagggtcccaatgcattgggccgtcctcaactgctttcccaggccacaagcagggagctggatgggaagtggagctgccaggattagaaccggcacccatatgggatcccggggcgttcaaggcgaggactttagctgctaggccacgccgctggcccCCCCCCCCTGCTAGTTCTTAAACATAATCAGCCTCGGAGATTTTCATCTAACGCGTTTTCTGATTTTCAGTTCATGTAACACCCTTCTCAAAGAATCTAAGACACACCACTTAAGATCATCTTGGCGGGGAGGGAATAGTGAATACACAGGGAATAATattgaagaacaaaaaaaaatcataaaccatATTAATAGCAACCCATCAGTCCACAGGGGTTTATTCAGCACCAATAAAACTGATCAGTGGTGCAGGGAATAAGTACAAGAGGTGTCTGCTCCAGTCACCATGGGTCAATGGGACCTGCTCTCCACGGTAGAAGAGTTTGGAAAACAAGTCCCGTATTCAATGGAAGATTATGAAATAATGTTTGAGAAAAGAAGGTATTaacatgaaaaatgtttaaaatactaagtgttcctgggcccagcatggtagccttgtggctaaagtcctcgccttgcatgctccacaatcccatatgggcacctgtttgtatcccagctgctgcacttcccatccagctccctgcttgtggcctgggaaagcagttgaggacggcccaaagcctttggaccctgcacccgtgtgggagacccagaagaagctcctggctcctggctgctacctttggatggttcagctctggccattgcagccacttggagagtgaaccagcggacagaggatctttctccctctccttttctctgtatatctgtctttccaataaaaataaatcaaatttttaaaaacaaaaaagtattccAAAGTCACAGATTATTAGATACATGGATGtgtataaatacaataaataaataaaatacatattcaaCATCCCTTCAATACATGACAGCAGTTATTCTGTCAGTGAAGGAAAAATTTGGGATTCTGATAGTCTACACATTTTTACAATAATAATATGCAGATTTGTGAACTGcttttttcagagaaaaatgacGTTTGTCTTCCATATTATTAAATattgttctattttctttttaaatgtcaaccaagtaatattctggagatatatatatatatatatatatatatatatatatatatatatatatatatataccagaaACTGCTAGGAGCTAGAGGATTCGAAAGTTAGCAAGCAAGAGTTCCTGCCTCCGAAAAACACCACTAAGTCCGAGTCTGTCCCAGCAGAGCACTGCCCCTACTCCAGGATGGGGACCACGTGAGCATCTTGCCAACTCTAGCCTGGCACTGGGGCAAGGCAGCACTGTGGTGGCAAGCTTAGCAAGCTTATGGCAGCAGCCAAGGTGGGCAAGTGTTTAGCTGGCGATATTGGCTTTCATCCTCATTCGCCCAACCTTCGAACCTTCAGGGCAGTAGTGGCTTCTACTCAAAGTATCCCAAACCAcaaaagtccccccccccccaaaaaaaagaggTGCCAAAGAAATGAGAACTCCACAGGACCCAAATAACCTACTTTATTCGAGCTTCTGGGGACACACAGGCCACTCATGCTTCTCTGATGTGTCCTGTGGACTCTGGGCCTCAAGCCTCAAGCCTCCTTTTTCAAGCCATGCTGGAAGAGAAAATCTCTCCAGTGCTTTGTAATGCCTAACTTCTGGGGGACCAGTGGATTCCATGGGGTCCCATTTGGGTTCTCGGGTGCCCCCTGATCCCAGGGGCTTTTTGGCTTAGGAAATGCATCCTCAGCACAGCAGTGAGCCGGAACAGTGGGAGCTCTGAGGCTGCTGTCCCCCGCAGGAGGATCAGCAGCTGTGGGACGCAGGGCGGACGTGCTCTCGGGATCCCTCAGGCTGAGGTTGGGAGCCGAGCGCTGGGGCTTAGCCAGTTGAGGGGACCAGGCCATCTTGCCTAGGAGGGTGGTGCCCAGCCTGGCTGCAACAGCGTGCAACCCACCTCTGAAGCTGTTTGTGGAAGAGAGAGCAGCCTTGTGCCCAGCTCCTCTGCCCTCAGCGGAAACTGGGCTTCCTCTTCTCCAGTGTGTGAGTTTAGAGGAGCCCCAGGGTGTGTGCTCCTTGCTTCCCTGGTCATGGCCTGCCCAGAAAGACCAGGGGCTCCGTGTCCTGGGAGCCCTTGCTGCCATCTGGGACAGCTCTCGCCTGACCGTTTTCCTACCCCTGTCATCCTCACGGCAAGACTCTGGGACCCTTTCTGGGCcacaccagctcctggcctcggcTGCAGGTTTGAGGTTGTGGGAAGCTGGCGGTGGAGGCCGAGGAGGCGCTTCCGGAGTCACTTGTGGTTCTCTGGTGCCCCCTGGTGGCTTGGATCTCTTTGGCTTTTGGGGTGGGATGGGCACACACATTGGCTTTGGTCTCTCTTTCTGGCCAAGAAGTTTAGGACTTGTGCTTTCTGGGGGATGAAGCCTCTGAGACCTCCCTGGAGACTGAATTGGTATCCTGGAGCTCTGGGCCTCAGGCTGTCTTTCCTGCTGTCTGTGGGGTTCCGGAAGTGTCCCTAATCCAGAGAGCCTCACCCCAGCCAGAGGCaatgaggaaggcccaaagaaaCTAAAGAGCAGATAGGACTCGAGGATCCGCCTGGGGAGGCCCCACTGCAGGTGCGCGATCCTTCGCCGCATGAGCGACTCCAGGAGCTGTCGCTGGCTCTTCTTCAGCACTGGCCACTTGGTTGGCATGGCGAGGGCCATGGGCAGATCTGTCAGAACTGTGGTAGCTAAGGAGCACCGGTCACCTAAGCGAGACAGGCAGACAGCGGGGGCAGCCAGGCTGGAGGCCTTCTCCAGATGCACCCCTCGTTGtccttgttttcttctctgtGGTTCAGGTTGGACACGCCTAGAAGTTGGGCTGGCCCCGTCTCTGAGCTCACCGACAggggccaggcccaggctggccAGATGCTCTCCTACCCCACCAGCCAGCCGGAAGGCCTCACCCCACCAGGGGCGAAGCTGCACTTCAGCTCGGGGAGCAGAAGCCGAAGCGTTCACAGCCTCTGCCCACTTTTTCTCCACAGCTGCGTATGCAAAGCCAGGGAAGTCCAGGGGCTGTGGCAGCCTGGGCCTCCCCCCTGGGGGCCCCTCACCCCCAGAAGACTCAAGATGGGCCCTGGTAGGATTCTCTCTTCCGACTTGGTCGCTGTTTCCTGTCGCAGGGGCTCGAGGCTGTCCGGCATCCTCAGCTCTGTGCTTGCTTTGGCTCCCTGCATCTTGGATGTCTGCCGTGTCCTCATCTCCGCTTTCGTTCTGGATTCCCTGTGTCTGATTCTTCCCATCAGTTCCACTTCTGAAGGGCTCCTGGCCATCTTCTTCGGGGGCCCGGGTCGCAGTGCCACCATGAACAATTGTCGCTTTCAGGTTTCTGCTCCCTTGCATTGGAGTTTTTGCACCGTTCGCTCCTCCAGCACACCCTTGGTTCTTGCGCGCTAGTAAACAGGGCTTCCCATTAACTTCCCTCCTTAACAGTGCCTGGTTCTTCCCCCTAAGCTTCTGCGTGTTTCTTCCAGGCACTTGCTGTTTTCTCCTCTCTGGTGCCTGATCTTCTGCAGtctgcccccacctcctccctgctgggcagCGACTCCCTCCACTTCCACCATCCAGCAGTCCCTGGTTCTCTCTCTCAGGCCTCTGAGTCTCTCTGTCATGCTCGCCTCCAGGTTCTCTGCCCTTCCTCTTCTCTGGAATCTGAATTTCCGCCCCAGCCTCACCTCCCATCTGTTCCTGGTTCTCCTGCTCTGACCAGTGGGTCTTCCTAGCAATGTCACTCCTTAACTGATTCGGGTTTCCGACTGCAGGGGCCCAGCTCTGTGTGCCATCCTGTCCTCCAGCTTCGTGCAGGTCTCTCCTCACGTAGATCTGACTTTCTGCACCCCTCGCATCTCTCACCTGCTCCTCTTGATGCCATGCTGCCACATGGGCTTCTCCATCAATCTTATGTGTCACTTCCTCACAGTTGTCTACCTCAGATGTACGGGGATTAGCACCatgcttccttctaatgtgttCTTGAATCTTCCACTCTGGTATATCAATGTTTGCATTAAATTCATTTCCTAACAGACCCTGGTTTTCTTCACCAAGTTCCCAGGTGTCTGGGTCATCCTTGCCTTTAACCCCTTTCAGGTTTCTCTTCCCTAGTGCCtgaatttctgttctgttctcatCTCCAGACCACTCCTGGTTCCTCTGCCCAGCCGGGTGGACCTCCATGGcagttttgtttcttattttgccctggttctcagctttgggTGTCAGAGTATTTGTACCATTTTCATATCCACACACTCTGTGCTCTCTCAGTGCCTGGATTTCTGTTCTGTGTTCATTTCCGATCCACTTCTGAGTCCCACAGCACAGGTCCTTGGATTTTGTGTCAGTTTTGGTTGCCACTAGTCTCTGGTTGCCCCACCACGGAGCCTGGATTACCACCCAGTCCTCAACTCTGATCTCCCGGAGCTTCGTCCTGTTGGACATCGGGGTCTCCCCAGCATCCTCACCTCCTCCCAGGTGTTGATTTCCCCACCTCACTCGACTCTCAGGTTTGGACATGGTGTAATCCTCTCCCCAGGAGGCTTGAACCCTCCCAGCCTCATCACTTCTGGCCTGTCCCGGCTTctccccgcttgacatctggctCTCTGTCAGACTCTCACATCTGTGATATTCCTGCTTCTCCCATTTTAGGGCCTGGCTCTCCACAGCATCCATTTGTCTGACTCCTCCCAAACTCTCCCTCCCGGGTGCCTGGGTCTGTGCAGCACCCTCACCTCCAGCCTGGTCCCTGTTTCTCTTATCTTCTGCCTGGACTTCGGCACCAGGGTCGCTGTTCTGCTCTGGCTTCTCCTGTTTGGGCTTCAGGGCATCCTCACCATCCTCACCTCTACCCTGGCCCTGCTGTCCCAATCCTTGGGCCTGGCTCTCGCCATCTTCTCTTCTGGCTTCTTTCTTGTTATC contains:
- the LOC131482095 gene encoding uncharacterized protein LOC131482095; its protein translation is MLLPLLGACAVVGPFYGPEWEPVQDLLAHNRNCKDPRCRGNLLILCLFLVWQVQRCWHKVTRTRSCMRTVNKVPPQKGGVSSTRCDTFFRLNPETFILGNSRGLNAHVQQWAHKQRRGSRRSFQKPRPQYLLSQQDSCQGPSWGVCSLSEPTFCTTSFSSTCLVSQDSSWDVPWPLREGKMHPTFDTCQRRERLWAHSQEGVLPMEPVLSITSHPPSMTLAISLPNLPSAQRLQFYPREFLPDLSHRQLGLSIWESWDCLQDAWAPRTKTQTVSREDGREAQAAGWADPREHRAEDAREPQASEDQLPVDLEMEHVEETRILECGNQRLIINEVDGDSRTPEQEKQEQMRAGNGAKTQEPKERIHVGVTGKNLADSQAHGGENQEQFTCQVNAETQTSESGNWGKNGVEDGMETHIFKRDNKKEARREDGESQAQGLGQQGQGRGEDGEDALKPKQEKPEQNSDPGAEVQAEDKRNRDQAGGEGAAQTQAPGRESLGGVRQMDAVESQALKWEKQEYHRCESLTESQMSSGEKPGQARSDEAGRVQASWGEDYTMSKPESRVRWGNQHLGGGEDAGETPMSNRTKLREIRVEDWVVIQAPWWGNQRLVATKTDTKSKDLCCGTQKWIGNEHRTEIQALREHRVCGYENGTNTLTPKAENQGKIRNKTAMEVHPAGQRNQEWSGDENRTEIQALGKRNLKGVKGKDDPDTWELGEENQGLLGNEFNANIDIPEWKIQEHIRRKHGANPRTSEVDNCEEVTHKIDGEAHVAAWHQEEQVRDARGAESQIYVRRDLHEAGGQDGTQSWAPAVGNPNQLRSDIARKTHWSEQENQEQMGGEAGAEIQIPEKRKGREPGGEHDRETQRPERENQGLLDGGSGGSRCPAGRRWGQTAEDQAPERRKQQVPGRNTQKLRGKNQALLRREVNGKPCLLARKNQGCAGGANGAKTPMQGSRNLKATIVHGGTATRAPEEDGQEPFRSGTDGKNQTQGIQNESGDEDTADIQDAGSQSKHRAEDAGQPRAPATGNSDQVGRENPTRAHLESSGGEGPPGGRPRLPQPLDFPGFAYAAVEKKWAEAVNASASAPRAEVQLRPWWGEAFRLAGGVGEHLASLGLAPVGELRDGASPTSRRVQPEPQRRKQGQRGVHLEKASSLAAPAVCLSRLGDRCSLATTVLTDLPMALAMPTKWPVLKKSQRQLLESLMRRRIAHLQWGLPRRILESYLLFSFFGPSSLPLAGVRLSGLGTLPEPHRQQERQPEAQSSRIPIQSPGRSQRLHPPESTSPKLLGQKERPKPMCVPIPPQKPKRSKPPGGTREPQVTPEAPPRPPPPASHNLKPAAEARSWCGPERVPESCREDDRGRKTVRRELSQMAARAPRTRSPWSFWAGHDQGSKEHTPWGSSKLTHWRRGSPVSAEGRGAGHKAALSSTNSFRGGLHAVAARLGTTLLGKMAWSPQLAKPQRSAPNLSLRDPESTSALRPTAADPPAGDSSLRAPTVPAHCCAEDAFPKPKSPWDQGAPENPNGTPWNPLVPQKLGITKHWRDFLFQHGLKKEA